From the Candidatus Saccharibacteria bacterium genome, the window ACATGGGCATGAAACAGCGTTACGGTGCGGATATTGGCGTAGATGTAGACATACACTATGTTGAGCAGGCAAAGGTTACAGGATTGCTTGCCAACCTAAACGCCGATACGAACGTACACGGTATAATCGTGCAGCTACCGCTGGCTGATGCATCCGAAACAGATGAAGTAGTAAACGCAATTGCCCCCGAAAAGGATGTGGATGGGCTGGGCGAAACAGCGCCGTACACCCCAGCAACACCTATGGCTATACTCTGGCTCTTGGCAGGCTATAATGTTGACCTCCAAAACGCACGCATTGCCCTCATTGGGCGTGGCAAGTTGGTGGGCGCACCGCTCATCAAGATGTTTACAGAAAGCGGCTACAACTTTGTGCTCATTCATAGTCAGACGCCAAATACGAAAGAACTGTGCTTGGAAGCAGACGTTATCATTACCGCGACCGGCCGTGCCGGG encodes:
- a CDS encoding bifunctional 5,10-methylenetetrahydrofolate dehydrogenase/5,10-methenyltetrahydrofolate cyclohydrolase yields the protein MKLLNGLELAGFIKERQAKDVRRVKQTMGVQPKLAIVYTLEHGPSLTYMGMKQRYGADIGVDVDIHYVEQAKVTGLLANLNADTNVHGIIVQLPLADASETDEVVNAIAPEKDVDGLGETAPYTPATPMAILWLLAGYNVDLQNARIALIGRGKLVGAPLIKMFTESGYNFVLIHSQTPNTKELCLEADVIITATGRAGLITSDMVKPGAVVCDAGVAGEKGKTVGDVADDVYERDDITLTPRKGGVGPLTICALFENTIRAAEASAK